The following coding sequences lie in one Lolium perenne isolate Kyuss_39 chromosome 2, Kyuss_2.0, whole genome shotgun sequence genomic window:
- the LOC127331976 gene encoding dirigent protein 5-like encodes MQGLIATASSRIVLAMFLLGLAAGAAAADGRRWHVSSSPEEPCKKMTLYYHDILYNGVNNSANATAAPATKPTALSTVINPNGTYFGMLVVFDDPVTVGKALPVAGEEPAARAQGFYFYNMKQTTSAWFAFTLVFNSTESKGTLNLMGADLMDEKTRDFSVVGGTGDFFMARGIATIRTDVIEGFYYFRLQMDIKLYECYV; translated from the coding sequence ATGCAAGGCCTCATTGCCACGGCATCTTCCAGGATCGTGCTCGCGATGTTCCTGCTCGGCTTGGCGGctggtgccgccgccgccgacggccGGAGGTGGCACGTCTCCAGCAGCCCCGAAGAACCGTGCAAGAAGATGACGCTCTACTACCACGACATCCTCTACAACGGCGTCAACAACTCAGCAAACGCGACGGCGGCGCCGGCAACGAAACCGACGGCGCTGAGCACCGTGATCAACCCCAACGGCACCTACTTCGGCATGCTGGTAGTGTTCGACGACCCGGTAACGGTGGGCAAGGCGCTGCCGGTGGCCGGGGAGGAGCCGGCGGCACGCGCTCAGGGGTTCTACTTCTACAACATGAAGCAGACGACCAGCGCGTGGTTCGCCTTCACCCTCGTGTTCAACTCCACGGAGTCTAAGGGCACCCTCAACCTCATGGGCGCCGACCTCATGGACGAGAAGACGCGCGACTTCTCCGTCGTCGGCGGCACCGGCGACTTCTTCATGGCTCGCGGCATCGCCACCATCCGCACCGACGTCATCGAGGGCTTCTACTACTTCCGCCTGCAGATGGACATCAAGCTCTACGAGTGCTACGTCTGA